A genomic region of Alicyclobacillus sp. SO9 contains the following coding sequences:
- a CDS encoding 5'-nucleotidase, translated as MMSLDLSDTLVVGISGTALYNLDDIDSRFRELSASDPDSAIEIYRKEMSETEEIPLEHGAGHPLVRALLNLNRHQSENESPLVEVVIMSRNSPETGLRILNSIRHDGLSITRSAFTAGESVVDYLDAFDVDLFLTTNVEDAQRVIDSRVCAAAVLSKLPEHIDNLSDDQVRIAFDGDAVLFDEQSELVYKTKGIEAFRTIEDESKEIPLQEGPYAVLLKKLAQLQDRLPGRIEYSPVRIALVTARNSPAEIRVIKTLRAWGVYVDECFFLGGLEKTKVLRAFRPHIFFDDQDIHLDKAAEFVPSGKVLYATDSPLAQEGE; from the coding sequence ATGATGTCACTAGATCTGTCGGATACTCTGGTTGTCGGAATTTCTGGAACAGCATTATATAATTTGGATGATATCGACAGCCGCTTTCGTGAACTGTCAGCGTCAGACCCGGATTCTGCTATAGAAATCTATAGAAAGGAAATGTCTGAAACCGAAGAGATTCCGTTAGAGCATGGAGCCGGACATCCCTTAGTGCGGGCCTTATTAAACTTAAATCGTCATCAAAGTGAGAATGAGTCTCCTCTGGTGGAAGTTGTCATCATGTCACGAAATAGCCCCGAAACAGGACTCCGCATCCTAAACAGCATTCGCCATGATGGGCTTAGCATCACACGCTCAGCCTTCACCGCAGGTGAATCAGTTGTCGACTATCTGGATGCCTTTGATGTCGACCTCTTTCTAACGACTAATGTTGAGGATGCACAGCGAGTTATCGACAGCCGAGTCTGCGCAGCCGCCGTCCTCTCGAAATTGCCGGAGCATATAGACAATCTATCTGATGACCAAGTTCGAATTGCTTTTGATGGAGACGCTGTCTTATTTGATGAGCAAAGCGAACTTGTCTATAAGACGAAAGGCATTGAGGCTTTTCGGACAATAGAAGACGAGTCGAAAGAAATACCACTGCAGGAAGGTCCTTATGCCGTCCTTCTCAAAAAGCTCGCACAACTTCAAGACCGATTGCCTGGACGCATTGAATACTCCCCAGTACGTATTGCACTTGTTACCGCTCGCAATAGCCCAGCCGAAATTCGAGTGATCAAGACCTTGCGTGCTTGGGGCGTTTATGTAGACGAGTGCTTTTTTCTTGGGGGATTAGAAAAGACAAAGGTACTTCGGGCTTTTCGACCGCACATCTTCTTTGATGATCAAGATATTCATCTTGATAAGGCTGCCGAATTTGTTCCATCAGGGAAAGTTCTGTACGCTACAGATTCTCCCTTAGCTCAAGAAGGAGAGTGA
- a CDS encoding Mov34/MPN/PAD-1 family protein, with the protein MIAFIRRIIEGLVGPSAVISTSPSQWRDLIADLNARSAGERESGAFLLGRIRDNGRRIIQDSVLYDDLDATALESGGIYLRSSAYPRLWAICRERNMSVVADVHTHPGAFVQQSSIDQEHPMISQRGHIAIVLPHYGRTPEDPRFAGIYRYIGSHQWETLQTGRGKAKAIHVRRQ; encoded by the coding sequence ATGATTGCCTTTATTCGCCGGATTATCGAGGGACTCGTCGGGCCCTCAGCCGTAATTAGCACATCTCCATCTCAATGGCGTGACTTGATAGCGGATCTCAATGCTCGAAGTGCAGGTGAACGTGAAAGCGGGGCTTTTCTGTTGGGCAGAATTCGAGACAACGGTCGTAGAATTATTCAGGACTCCGTTCTATACGACGATTTAGATGCGACGGCACTCGAGTCAGGGGGGATTTATCTTCGATCCAGTGCGTATCCCCGGCTGTGGGCAATTTGCCGGGAACGTAACATGTCTGTCGTCGCCGACGTACACACGCATCCTGGAGCGTTCGTGCAGCAAAGCTCAATCGACCAGGAACATCCAATGATTTCTCAACGTGGTCATATCGCAATTGTTCTCCCGCACTATGGCAGAACACCTGAGGATCCAAGGTTCGCCGGCATTTATCGGTATATTGGGTCACACCAATGGGAGACGTTGCAAACGGGACGTGGCAAAGCCAAGGCGATTCACGTGAGGAGGCAGTAA
- a CDS encoding GNAT family N-acetyltransferase: MTTNDWQGRIIRLRAMVPSDISLFETFDDDISRNVDVVYFPQSMQRLQNWFDEEMTKQRNDDSFRWVAENSEGQPVGTIDTFKCNRRFGTFKYGLAVSLQHQGKGYATEIILLVLRYYFHELRYQKVTPHVYSFNHPSLTLHEKLGFNREGQLRNMIYSHGKFFDEIYYGMTRDEFDRRFADETS; the protein is encoded by the coding sequence ATGACTACGAATGATTGGCAGGGTCGCATTATTAGGTTGCGTGCTATGGTCCCATCAGATATCTCGTTATTTGAAACTTTCGATGATGACATATCCCGCAACGTTGATGTTGTATATTTCCCACAATCGATGCAACGTTTACAAAATTGGTTTGATGAAGAAATGACGAAGCAAAGGAACGATGATTCATTCCGATGGGTGGCGGAGAATTCGGAGGGTCAGCCCGTTGGCACTATTGATACTTTCAAATGCAATCGGAGGTTTGGCACTTTTAAGTACGGTTTAGCAGTGAGCTTACAACATCAGGGAAAGGGCTATGCGACGGAGATAATTCTTCTTGTGCTACGCTACTATTTTCATGAGTTGCGATATCAAAAGGTCACTCCGCATGTGTATTCGTTTAATCATCCGTCACTAACGCTGCACGAGAAGCTAGGTTTCAACCGAGAAGGACAATTAAGAAACATGATTTATTCTCACGGGAAGTTCTTCGATGAAATATACTATGGGATGACTAGGGACGAGTTTGATAGACGGTTCGCAGACGAAACGTCGTAA
- the rpiA gene encoding ribose-5-phosphate isomerase RpiA translates to MDAKRLAGEKAVEYVEDGMILGLGTGSTVYWSILKLAEFVQRGLTVSCVATSKKTEVLATELGIQLRDIFECRGLDLTIDGADEIDENFNLIKGGGGALFREKMVASISRRFIVVVDDSKCVSTLGRFVLPVEIVQFGWNITSNRVAELDCVPKLRMEKDVPFVTDNGNYILDCTFNTINDPQGLDRKLNAITGVVDNGLFVGMADTAIVGGQDSVIAKVNNTRL, encoded by the coding sequence ATGGACGCTAAACGGCTCGCTGGCGAAAAAGCTGTTGAATACGTTGAAGATGGAATGATTTTGGGTCTAGGAACAGGATCAACGGTTTACTGGTCGATTTTGAAACTGGCTGAATTCGTCCAAAGAGGACTTACTGTCTCCTGTGTAGCTACATCGAAGAAGACAGAAGTGCTCGCAACTGAACTGGGAATTCAACTTAGAGATATTTTCGAATGTCGTGGATTAGACCTTACTATAGATGGTGCAGATGAGATTGATGAGAATTTCAACCTTATCAAGGGTGGAGGAGGCGCATTATTTCGGGAGAAAATGGTGGCATCAATATCTCGCCGTTTTATCGTAGTCGTTGACGATTCAAAATGTGTCTCTACTCTTGGCAGATTCGTTCTCCCCGTGGAGATTGTACAATTTGGGTGGAATATTACAAGTAACCGAGTCGCTGAATTGGATTGTGTTCCAAAGTTACGGATGGAGAAAGATGTTCCCTTCGTTACAGATAACGGTAATTACATTCTGGACTGTACGTTTAACACCATTAACGACCCACAAGGCTTGGATAGGAAACTTAATGCGATAACTGGCGTCGTCGACAATGGATTGTTCGTGGGAATGGCTGATACGGCGATTGTCGGTGGGCAAGATAGTGTCATTGCAAAAGTGAATAACACCAGGCTGTAA
- a CDS encoding DUF523 domain-containing protein — translation MKIVSSCLIGCKCRYDNKSALSPEVEKLVQSREAVPVCPEQLGGLPTPRFPAEIVGGDGFDVIDGTARVIDSHGNDVTQSFINGAYRTLNVAETIRATTAILKKNSPSCGSNFIYDGSFSGNKKEGVGVTTALLIRNGLVVSDEDTK, via the coding sequence ATAAAAATTGTTAGCTCTTGTCTGATCGGATGCAAGTGTCGATATGATAATAAGTCTGCATTGAGTCCAGAAGTTGAGAAGTTAGTTCAAAGCAGAGAGGCTGTTCCAGTATGTCCCGAACAATTAGGAGGACTTCCGACGCCGAGGTTTCCAGCAGAAATTGTGGGCGGGGATGGGTTTGACGTGATTGACGGTACAGCCAGAGTGATCGATAGTCACGGAAATGATGTTACCCAGAGCTTTATTAATGGAGCTTATCGAACGCTAAACGTTGCAGAGACTATCAGAGCAACCACGGCAATACTCAAAAAGAACAGTCCTTCTTGTGGCAGCAACTTCATATACGATGGTTCTTTTTCAGGTAACAAAAAAGAGGGTGTGGGAGTCACAACTGCACTGTTAATAAGAAATGGGCTTGTAGTTTCAGATGAAGACACAAAATAG
- a CDS encoding nuclease-related domain-containing protein has protein sequence MNCNRVQEVGRHVGRPLYRQTGWIYGNETERNWTQVIYKRKERFYNPVRQNKTHIRALEQLLQECSDLNLQSIIVFNDRTTFKQVRTQTPVIHPRELLSMIRSYTVHAVSAENLTKARELINGANIVDKKIREQHAKRAGTRKAKGYGGNRS, from the coding sequence GTGAACTGTAATAGGGTACAGGAGGTCGGCCGACATGTCGGTCGACCCTTATACCGACAAACTGGGTGGATTTACGGCAATGAAACGGAACGCAACTGGACACAAGTGATCTATAAACGCAAGGAGCGGTTCTATAATCCCGTGCGCCAAAACAAAACTCACATTCGTGCGTTGGAGCAGCTGCTACAGGAGTGCAGTGACCTAAATTTGCAATCAATCATCGTGTTTAACGACCGAACAACCTTCAAACAGGTGCGAACGCAAACTCCTGTCATTCATCCAAGGGAACTTCTGAGTATGATACGCAGTTACACGGTGCATGCCGTATCAGCAGAAAACCTCACGAAAGCGAGGGAACTTATCAACGGCGCCAACATTGTGGACAAGAAGATACGGGAACAACATGCGAAACGAGCAGGGACTCGCAAGGCGAAGGGTTATGGAGGCAATCGATCTTAA
- a CDS encoding tyrosine-type recombinase/integrase: MRSEAQTDIDTQLDSFFSSNPKRYRNLRGPISLHEGIDIAMQAWSRHPKTTRDTYERQLRDFSAFAHKKFQHPVSVVRLDYHCLAQYRLFLNRRVTKDGQLYSPASIQLAMDSLSSFFNVMVNLSYIPENPVRLLEDSSDRESRIRIDPVTESPLTLSLLKELLNLDFEKHGGNWGLRDKAIIRVAATFGTRESELREIYWNHLNDDILQINRKKRNLTGVYQLDEGFDSLLREVRYTYGLRPDDPMFISQYRCQLSKSGLRRIIKKYGEIIGLPELTMRHFRTRLLSELTKTYDDKTVQNFIGHKFPDTVNRWYSKRPKQQTQQVLSTVQQILSLGNPNGYPHLVA; encoded by the coding sequence ATGCGTTCCGAAGCGCAAACTGATATTGATACGCAACTAGACAGCTTTTTTAGTTCAAATCCAAAACGTTATCGAAATCTTCGGGGCCCCATTTCCTTGCATGAGGGAATAGACATAGCGATGCAGGCTTGGAGTCGACATCCTAAGACGACTAGAGACACATACGAACGACAACTCCGAGATTTCAGTGCCTTTGCTCACAAAAAGTTCCAACATCCCGTTTCCGTAGTCAGGCTTGATTATCATTGTCTAGCTCAATATCGTCTTTTTCTGAACCGTAGAGTAACTAAAGATGGCCAGCTGTATTCACCAGCATCTATACAATTAGCGATGGACTCGTTAAGTTCTTTTTTTAACGTCATGGTGAACCTGAGCTACATCCCTGAAAATCCAGTTAGACTGCTGGAAGATTCGAGCGACAGGGAGTCAAGAATAAGAATTGACCCAGTGACAGAGAGCCCTCTCACCCTAAGTCTTCTAAAGGAACTGCTAAATCTTGACTTTGAAAAACATGGTGGAAATTGGGGGTTGAGAGATAAGGCTATCATCAGAGTTGCAGCTACGTTTGGTACAAGAGAATCCGAACTACGTGAGATATACTGGAATCACTTAAATGATGATATTCTACAGATAAATCGAAAAAAGAGAAATTTAACTGGCGTATATCAACTTGATGAAGGCTTTGACTCACTGTTAAGAGAAGTCCGATATACCTACGGCTTACGACCTGATGACCCGATGTTCATCAGTCAGTATCGATGTCAATTGAGCAAAAGTGGTCTTCGAAGAATCATAAAGAAATACGGTGAGATTATCGGCCTTCCGGAATTGACGATGAGACACTTTCGGACTCGCTTATTATCCGAGCTTACCAAAACGTACGATGATAAGACCGTCCAGAACTTCATAGGACATAAGTTTCCGGATACCGTAAACAGATGGTATTCAAAACGGCCCAAGCAGCAGACCCAACAAGTTCTTAGCACCGTTCAGCAAATCTTGTCGTTGGGAAATCCAAACGGATATCCTCACTTAGTAGCATAG
- a CDS encoding tyrosine-type recombinase/integrase, whose amino-acid sequence MQLDDCHHKFLQYIRLELDYSKATVISYRTDFRQFFGFLESQGSCPEIEDITTPMIREYIYFLSEDRGLHPNSIRRKIHSLSSFFKFCYTEEYISKNPMLRVTAPKKRQPVPIYLPAPDLQKLMDAPMAKGKERTKLRDTLILKTFVFTGIRRSELLKLNWEDIDFIDQTVKIHGKGSKERLIPLPPQLVAELQIYKDSQRVSLASPVFRSVTGRRLSGRILSEMFHRYERKAGIEGKGYSIHKMRHSFATLLLQSDVSVVEIQKLMGHSDISSTLIYAHTTAQRLQDAVQKHPLLDNEPVQARKDRTKT is encoded by the coding sequence ATGCAATTGGACGATTGCCACCACAAATTTCTGCAGTACATTCGACTGGAGCTGGATTACTCGAAGGCGACGGTCATCAGCTACCGTACCGATTTCCGACAGTTTTTCGGCTTTCTAGAATCACAAGGGAGTTGTCCGGAGATTGAAGACATCACTACACCGATGATTCGGGAATACATCTATTTTTTGTCGGAAGACCGTGGCCTACATCCGAATTCAATTCGTCGGAAAATCCACTCTTTGAGTAGCTTTTTCAAGTTTTGTTACACCGAAGAGTATATCAGCAAGAACCCTATGCTCCGAGTTACAGCTCCGAAGAAAAGGCAGCCTGTACCCATCTACCTGCCTGCACCAGACCTTCAGAAACTGATGGACGCCCCCATGGCGAAGGGCAAAGAGCGCACCAAGCTTCGAGACACATTGATCCTGAAAACGTTTGTGTTTACAGGTATCAGACGCAGCGAATTATTAAAACTAAATTGGGAAGACATCGATTTCATAGACCAAACTGTCAAGATACATGGCAAAGGCAGCAAGGAAAGACTGATACCACTTCCTCCCCAGCTTGTTGCCGAATTACAAATATATAAAGACAGCCAGAGAGTGTCACTCGCATCTCCAGTTTTTCGAAGCGTCACGGGGCGGCGATTGAGTGGCAGAATTCTATCAGAGATGTTTCACCGCTACGAACGAAAAGCTGGTATTGAAGGGAAAGGCTATAGCATACACAAAATGCGTCATTCGTTTGCTACCCTACTGCTACAAAGCGACGTCAGCGTGGTCGAAATACAAAAGTTGATGGGTCACAGCGACATCAGCAGCACCCTCATCTATGCACATACGACGGCGCAGCGGCTGCAAGATGCAGTACAGAAACATCCCCTATTGGACAACGAGCCGGTCCAAGCACGTAAGGACCGGACCAAAACATAA
- a CDS encoding RNA-directed DNA polymerase, whose protein sequence is MFGKSIKDEGLGELAYNYVRSVSQKNQYNPQLRANLEFLKSHRRESVLEAINRPREEFFGLYPIDKVRDFVYKNDSFTPRNMYLINPLYYFYYTYIVFRIARLYSAADVDFSRENLSVYYSGHLDFAVDTMTQVATFASFDFSYSKFQKKRQDFFGRPALRIDVKDFFSNIKVNRLVDELRQQFGDMTEIKDLDYFFKHCEFQELPQLHYSIASSILSQFYLLKFDHLVQNLLVRKNLHLVRFVDDMFLIHLNGETSDVVNNEILNEISSYLWSTNLTLNSSKTTALTADEFAKGFEIPEYHLGGSTFSNTKIISEKAIDLMTTGKFVNFIESLGTLERKSGLDVEGYKRLLSEYLEVNGDDANKVLRHIIFSRKWTLLKTNQLRKISANWRYTFFDPPHLTVLYLMVCKFLENQGSGPNVGKGIRKMLSHLLRREYFTFRDSLLAVTYLFQRSFQQRDLISRVNSVNPDYVSYLYKYVV, encoded by the coding sequence ATGTTTGGTAAGTCAATCAAGGACGAAGGGCTGGGTGAGCTAGCTTACAATTACGTGAGGTCTGTGTCTCAAAAGAATCAATATAACCCTCAGCTACGGGCCAACCTAGAATTTCTCAAGTCCCACAGGCGGGAATCTGTGTTAGAAGCCATAAATCGACCCCGTGAAGAATTCTTCGGCTTGTATCCGATAGACAAGGTAAGGGACTTTGTATATAAGAACGACTCTTTTACACCAAGAAATATGTATCTCATCAATCCGCTTTACTATTTCTACTATACGTACATAGTCTTTCGAATAGCTCGACTTTACTCTGCGGCCGACGTGGATTTTTCCAGGGAAAATCTTAGTGTTTACTATTCAGGGCATTTAGACTTTGCGGTAGACACGATGACACAGGTAGCAACGTTTGCGTCATTCGACTTTAGCTATTCGAAATTTCAGAAGAAGAGGCAGGATTTTTTTGGTAGACCTGCTCTTCGAATCGATGTAAAGGACTTCTTCTCTAACATCAAGGTTAATCGTCTAGTTGACGAGTTGCGGCAACAGTTCGGGGATATGACGGAAATCAAAGACCTTGATTACTTCTTCAAACATTGTGAATTTCAGGAGCTGCCACAGTTGCACTATTCGATTGCATCATCTATATTATCTCAATTTTATCTTCTAAAGTTTGATCACTTGGTTCAAAACCTTTTAGTTAGGAAAAATTTGCACTTAGTTAGGTTTGTTGATGATATGTTTCTCATTCACCTTAATGGCGAGACTTCAGACGTGGTGAACAACGAGATACTAAACGAAATCAGTTCTTATCTGTGGAGCACGAACCTAACTTTAAATAGTTCGAAGACTACGGCGCTTACAGCAGACGAATTCGCTAAGGGGTTTGAAATCCCGGAATATCATCTTGGCGGCAGCACCTTTTCAAACACGAAAATCATCAGTGAGAAAGCCATTGATTTGATGACCACTGGAAAATTTGTGAATTTCATTGAATCGTTGGGTACTTTAGAAAGAAAAAGTGGACTTGATGTAGAAGGGTACAAAAGGCTCTTGTCTGAATATCTGGAAGTCAACGGTGATGACGCAAACAAGGTGCTTAGGCATATTATATTTTCGAGAAAATGGACCCTTCTTAAAACGAACCAACTGAGGAAAATATCTGCTAATTGGAGATATACGTTCTTTGATCCACCTCATTTAACCGTTCTATATTTAATGGTCTGTAAATTCCTTGAGAATCAAGGCTCGGGCCCGAACGTGGGTAAAGGAATACGTAAAATGCTTAGTCATTTATTACGGAGGGAATATTTCACTTTTCGAGATTCTCTTTTGGCTGTTACTTATCTCTTTCAGAGGAGTTTTCAGCAGAGGGATCTCATTTCGAGAGTTAACTCAGTCAACCCAGATTACGTGAGCTATTTATACAAATATGTTGTCTAG
- a CDS encoding SLATT domain-containing protein, translated as MDRDYREITIPDEINKKINTLNKTRTNRIKLSQRLQRYDEKWRVVFFLLNIEAVVCVVLSLITAQWQSMAFPVFSGVFSIYVILTQYFVSQRNYSERALTVHHHELDIEDLILKLKSLILLKADSKKQDMLDQFNAIMSEYQRILKNNENHDQIDNERREHEEVAEAIGENTGSEQEEGHLEGVEPNTWPGTESGRTAKVGTKKPRELKPTRDRTPDNIVLQTNVVLSVLCIFAIPALYMWSYYVW; from the coding sequence ATGGATAGGGACTACAGAGAGATAACCATACCCGATGAAATCAATAAAAAGATTAACACTCTCAATAAAACACGAACTAATCGAATAAAGCTGAGCCAGAGGTTACAGCGTTATGATGAAAAATGGCGTGTGGTTTTTTTCTTATTAAACATAGAGGCTGTGGTCTGTGTGGTTTTGTCACTCATAACTGCGCAATGGCAGTCCATGGCCTTCCCTGTTTTTTCGGGCGTTTTCTCTATATACGTCATTCTCACTCAATATTTTGTTAGTCAGAGAAATTACAGTGAAAGGGCGCTAACGGTTCACCACCATGAACTCGACATAGAAGATCTCATATTAAAACTCAAGTCATTGATTTTGCTTAAAGCCGACAGTAAGAAACAGGATATGTTAGATCAGTTCAATGCAATAATGTCTGAATACCAAAGGATCCTAAAGAACAATGAAAATCACGACCAAATTGACAACGAAAGACGAGAACATGAGGAGGTTGCTGAAGCCATAGGGGAAAACACTGGCAGTGAGCAAGAAGAGGGGCACCTTGAAGGTGTGGAGCCGAATACATGGCCCGGAACTGAATCTGGTCGCACAGCTAAAGTAGGTACTAAGAAACCTAGAGAGCTCAAACCCACTCGAGATAGGACGCCAGATAACATAGTTTTACAAACCAATGTCGTTCTGAGTGTACTGTGTATTTTTGCTATACCTGCGTTGTATATGTGGAGCTATTATGTTTGGTAA
- a CDS encoding tyrosine-type recombinase/integrase — MLRETNYFKTWYEMAELETSTRKSYGSSLKHFEAYLMETGVSEDEVLDFERLFVDANGKHWPINRNFIRDYVVWLQQRLTEKPTAATNAFQAVKSFFQTLHSIDMISTDPTQGIKGPKYHKSKRNNRLSRDETLALFQAAKRTDPFRKRSLLVVYLMVLCGLRGGEVRALTLDQIDLQNGLIRVDRGQRTGPGVAVIPEVVLAILKHYIGHPYFAQTVRSGGEPLLRDTHGDSLTHVQLAYEVNKLAKAAGIPRSISPHVLRHTYASLANEAGIPLKIIRDMLRHVDEQTTLTYVNPSKEADLHILNESPMARMFKRLGSTGERIQQ; from the coding sequence ATGCTTAGAGAGACGAACTATTTCAAAACATGGTATGAAATGGCTGAATTGGAGACAAGCACTCGCAAGAGTTACGGTAGTTCTCTCAAGCACTTTGAGGCATATCTTATGGAGACGGGGGTGTCAGAGGATGAAGTCCTTGATTTCGAACGTTTATTTGTTGATGCCAACGGTAAGCACTGGCCTATCAACCGGAATTTCATTAGAGATTATGTGGTGTGGCTACAACAACGCCTTACGGAGAAGCCAACGGCGGCGACTAATGCCTTCCAGGCAGTCAAGAGTTTCTTTCAAACTCTGCATTCCATAGACATGATTTCTACAGATCCAACCCAAGGTATCAAAGGCCCCAAATATCACAAAAGTAAACGCAATAATAGGCTCAGTCGTGATGAAACTTTAGCGCTATTTCAGGCTGCAAAGAGAACAGACCCATTTCGGAAACGTTCATTGTTGGTTGTGTATCTGATGGTACTGTGCGGTTTAAGAGGGGGGGAGGTAAGAGCTTTAACCCTCGACCAGATTGACTTGCAAAATGGGCTCATACGAGTGGATCGGGGCCAAAGAACTGGTCCTGGAGTAGCGGTAATTCCAGAAGTGGTTTTGGCGATTCTAAAGCACTATATTGGTCATCCGTATTTTGCGCAGACGGTGCGTTCGGGTGGAGAGCCTCTGTTGAGGGATACTCATGGAGATTCGCTCACTCATGTACAGCTAGCCTATGAAGTTAACAAGCTCGCAAAGGCGGCAGGCATCCCTCGGTCGATCTCTCCGCACGTCTTACGTCACACGTACGCCTCTCTAGCCAATGAGGCAGGCATACCATTAAAGATAATAAGGGATATGCTGCGTCATGTTGATGAACAGACAACTCTGACGTATGTCAACCCTTCAAAGGAGGCAGACCTGCACATTCTTAATGAATCGCCGATGGCGAGAATGTTTAAGAGACTTGGTAGTACAGGTGAGCGAATCCAACAGTAG
- a CDS encoding tyrosine-type recombinase/integrase yields MPILLKQETQDSYNMLDRVIAQIGIEGLQIYLASKYDVILQPRIDDDIEEITVLDALELFETEDLNLRPPTTKKTYVSELNQFRKFLERQKLNDDLLADCLTGKVLKEYLKHKSGSATTQNKKKAFFRIMHSFFVEQHLLSESDLSEVLKFAKVYDSLPRALSKESVEELLTIVRATRYGLRYFTLFLYMVGTGTRIEEATTLKWAKIRWDESEMTVHGKHHRVDGRKVYGSTEIMDLLRNYRRLVGGSDADLYSLNSSSNKYVFSASKGTNPLSIRTVQEVFRNCVNSMTTVSESLKPSLTPHSLRHTFAVNYLRAGGDLYTLSKLLGHANPKTTAIYAKLTPEELKNAADEVVQYLLRGENNA; encoded by the coding sequence ATGCCAATTTTGCTTAAACAGGAAACTCAAGACTCTTACAATATGTTGGATCGAGTCATTGCCCAAATCGGTATAGAGGGCCTCCAGATATATCTGGCCTCCAAATACGACGTTATTTTGCAACCACGAATTGATGACGACATTGAAGAGATCACTGTGCTGGACGCACTCGAATTGTTCGAGACGGAAGACCTAAATCTACGACCTCCCACTACGAAGAAGACCTATGTGTCAGAACTCAACCAGTTTCGAAAATTTCTTGAGAGACAAAAACTCAACGACGATTTGTTAGCGGATTGCCTCACGGGCAAGGTTCTTAAGGAATATCTGAAGCATAAGAGCGGCTCGGCAACTACTCAGAACAAAAAGAAGGCTTTCTTTCGGATAATGCATTCGTTCTTTGTAGAGCAACACTTACTTTCGGAGAGCGATTTGAGTGAGGTATTGAAATTTGCCAAAGTGTATGACTCGCTCCCGAGAGCTTTGAGCAAGGAATCTGTTGAGGAACTTTTGACAATTGTGAGAGCGACACGCTACGGACTTCGCTATTTTACACTTTTTCTCTATATGGTCGGTACAGGAACTCGGATTGAGGAAGCTACCACGCTCAAATGGGCAAAGATCCGTTGGGACGAGAGCGAGATGACAGTACATGGAAAGCATCATCGTGTTGACGGGAGGAAAGTGTATGGGTCTACTGAGATCATGGACTTATTGCGCAATTACAGACGATTAGTCGGTGGTTCAGACGCTGACTTATACAGTCTAAATTCTTCGTCAAACAAGTACGTGTTCTCGGCCTCCAAAGGAACGAATCCCTTAAGTATACGAACGGTACAAGAGGTGTTTCGAAACTGTGTAAACTCAATGACGACTGTTTCCGAAAGCCTGAAGCCAAGCCTCACTCCGCATTCATTGCGTCACACTTTTGCCGTGAATTACTTGCGGGCTGGTGGAGACCTATACACCTTGTCCAAACTTCTCGGTCACGCAAACCCTAAGACAACAGCCATATATGCGAAGCTGACTCCCGAAGAACTGAAGAATGCTGCGGACGAAGTGGTTCAATATCTATTAAGGGGGGAGAACAATGCTTAG